The following proteins come from a genomic window of Cupriavidus basilensis:
- a CDS encoding plasmid mobilization protein: MPRAKGTGKGPTERFNIRLDEDTAGFYRTKANEHGISISEFLRQTLVQGVIAENVQDIEQRLRRLLDEIRTGGQGGGKVEIPDDLLLSVFTAENMLAAIVEAKDVQQLYEAQNKAKAKLKRLKGG; the protein is encoded by the coding sequence ATGCCGAGAGCGAAAGGAACAGGCAAAGGCCCCACCGAGCGGTTCAACATCAGGCTCGATGAGGACACGGCGGGGTTCTACCGAACCAAGGCGAACGAGCACGGAATCAGCATTTCCGAGTTTTTGCGCCAAACGCTGGTGCAGGGCGTGATCGCGGAAAACGTGCAAGACATCGAGCAGCGCCTGCGCCGCCTTCTCGATGAAATCCGCACTGGCGGGCAAGGTGGCGGCAAGGTCGAGATTCCCGACGATTTGCTACTTTCGGTCTTCACCGCCGAGAACATGCTGGCCGCGATTGTTGAGGCCAAGGATGTGCAGCAGTTGTACGAAGCGCAGAACAAGGCGAAGGCCAAGCTCAAGCGACTGAAAGGAGGCTGA
- a CDS encoding type IV secretion system DNA-binding domain-containing protein codes for MAKREEKGSAGSFSRGAELWMHQARLFVVAIWTVVLISILAGLGVTTAYFWNATTADEKYALERNVLAHTRDALYMTAGKMELNVNGELRKLEVSEVALLTDDMADDAWRKLRNGGLFGVLTSIGVVFLISLYWWGYGREKMQDNQLRGAKLVEGNELARLIRHRDEASPYEIAGVPMRVKSETLHTLFAGAQGTGKSQQFFALMKQVRARGKRMIVYDPTGEFTQAFYREGKDILMNPLDARSPNWNIWNEIAKDYHFDNMANGLIPDPAEADPFWALAGRMVLKDVIAVLGREGRRTNRDLYNAIAKSNLDAMHALLQGTAGATYVDPTTERTGMSLKMTVQNQLEAFRFLPDEGEAFSIRKWVHEEGDSWMFITAREAMREALKPVLSLWIDTAIKAVLDLEPIHRERLWFCIDELPTLQKLDILKLALTNTRKYGLCMVLGVQDFSQLYEIYGHDLAKTIISGCQTKLLLRVTDGAAAKLLAELMGQAEVDEKDETLSYGLSSQRDGVSVMARRQMRDLVLTSEILTLPDMTGYLLVPGDYPIARVKYGYVPTEKKANGFIERDGFAISFKPTTAAAAPAPAPAPADAHQAAAPESADMLDDDDMDAPATVEVMRNENGDVIDKETGEIIKPAAQVSHAKDKPEAKPGDQGKKPNPLADAL; via the coding sequence ATGGCAAAGCGTGAGGAAAAGGGGAGTGCGGGCAGCTTCTCCCGTGGGGCCGAGTTGTGGATGCACCAAGCCCGGCTGTTCGTGGTGGCGATCTGGACGGTTGTGCTGATTTCCATCCTGGCCGGCTTGGGCGTGACAACCGCCTACTTCTGGAATGCGACGACGGCAGACGAAAAGTACGCACTGGAGCGGAACGTACTCGCGCACACACGGGACGCGCTCTACATGACGGCCGGCAAGATGGAGCTGAACGTCAACGGCGAGCTGCGGAAGCTGGAAGTGTCCGAAGTGGCTTTGCTGACCGATGACATGGCCGACGATGCGTGGCGCAAGCTGCGCAACGGCGGCTTGTTTGGCGTGCTGACATCCATCGGCGTGGTGTTCCTTATCTCGCTCTACTGGTGGGGATACGGGCGCGAGAAGATGCAGGACAACCAACTGCGCGGGGCCAAGCTGGTGGAAGGAAACGAGCTTGCGCGGCTGATCCGGCACCGGGACGAAGCCAGCCCGTATGAGATTGCCGGTGTGCCCATGCGCGTGAAGTCCGAGACGCTGCACACGCTGTTTGCGGGTGCGCAGGGCACAGGTAAGTCACAGCAGTTTTTCGCGCTCATGAAGCAGGTGCGTGCGCGCGGAAAACGGATGATCGTCTATGACCCGACAGGCGAATTCACCCAGGCGTTCTACCGGGAAGGCAAAGACATCCTGATGAACCCGCTGGACGCCAGAAGTCCGAACTGGAACATCTGGAACGAGATTGCCAAGGACTACCATTTCGACAACATGGCGAACGGCCTGATTCCCGATCCGGCCGAAGCCGATCCGTTTTGGGCGCTGGCGGGCCGGATGGTTCTCAAGGACGTTATCGCGGTTTTGGGCCGCGAGGGCCGCCGCACGAACCGCGACCTCTACAACGCAATCGCCAAGAGCAACCTGGACGCCATGCACGCGCTGTTGCAGGGAACGGCCGGCGCAACCTATGTTGACCCGACGACCGAGCGCACGGGCATGTCGCTCAAAATGACGGTTCAGAACCAGCTCGAAGCCTTCCGGTTTTTGCCTGACGAGGGCGAGGCGTTCTCCATCCGCAAGTGGGTGCATGAGGAAGGCGATTCGTGGATGTTCATCACGGCGCGCGAAGCTATGCGGGAGGCGCTGAAGCCTGTCCTGTCGCTGTGGATCGACACCGCAATCAAGGCCGTGCTCGACCTGGAGCCGATCCACCGTGAGCGGCTTTGGTTCTGCATTGACGAGCTGCCGACACTTCAGAAACTCGACATCCTGAAGCTGGCCCTGACCAACACCCGGAAGTACGGTTTGTGCATGGTGCTGGGCGTTCAGGATTTCAGCCAGCTCTACGAAATCTACGGGCACGATCTGGCTAAGACGATCATTTCCGGTTGTCAAACCAAGCTGCTGCTGCGCGTGACGGACGGCGCGGCAGCGAAGCTGTTGGCGGAATTGATGGGGCAGGCCGAGGTGGACGAGAAGGACGAAACCTTGAGCTATGGCCTTAGTTCCCAGCGCGACGGCGTGAGCGTGATGGCGCGCCGTCAGATGCGCGACCTTGTGCTGACTTCGGAGATTTTGACGCTGCCTGATATGACCGGCTATCTGCTGGTTCCGGGCGACTATCCCATTGCCCGCGTCAAGTACGGCTACGTGCCGACCGAGAAAAAGGCCAACGGCTTCATCGAGCGCGACGGCTTTGCGATCAGCTTCAAACCGACCACAGCGGCCGCTGCGCCGGCACCTGCGCCCGCACCGGCCGATGCACACCAAGCCGCTGCGCCCGAGTCGGCCGATATGCTGGACGACGACGACATGGACGCGCCGGCTACGGTGGAAGTCATGCGCAACGAGAACGGCGATGTGATCGACAAGGAAACCGGCGAAATCATCAAGCCAGCCGCTCAGGTTTCGCACGCGAAAGACAAGCCGGAAGCGAAGCCGGGCGACCAGGGCAAGAAACCCAATCCGCTGGCTGACGCGCTATAG
- a CDS encoding protein-disulfide reductase DsbD N-terminal domain-containing protein — translation MLQPDEAFRVFARRVEARVVELEYIIAPGYHLYRDRFSFKTDNPAVTVAGVELPPPQEKFDKAMGQNMRYYTERVAVRVRLAGANQTVKLVATAQGCAAIVGVCYAPITKAFSVPAMGGKQG, via the coding sequence TTGCTGCAACCCGATGAAGCCTTCCGGGTTTTCGCTCGCCGGGTGGAGGCTCGCGTGGTGGAGCTGGAGTACATCATCGCGCCGGGCTATCACCTGTACCGCGACCGCTTTAGCTTCAAAACGGACAATCCGGCCGTCACGGTGGCCGGGGTGGAGCTGCCGCCGCCGCAGGAAAAGTTCGACAAGGCGATGGGCCAGAACATGCGCTACTACACCGAGCGGGTGGCGGTGCGTGTGCGCCTGGCTGGGGCCAATCAGACCGTCAAGCTGGTGGCCACGGCGCAGGGCTGCGCGGCCATTGTGGGTGTGTGCTATGCACCGATCACCAAGGCGTTCAGCGTGCCGGCAATGGGAGGAAAACAGGGATGA
- the mobF gene encoding MobF family relaxase produces the protein MISMNNVGSAGQALHYFSADNYYTQDEGLEHSEWFGKGAEHLGLSGKIDRQAFFEVLNGKVEGQELGKWVKNEETGEKEREHRPGTDMTFSAPKSVSLMAEVYGKREVREAHEAAVKKALSHIETELARTRQTMDGKTEAVQTGNVTVAMFRHNTSRDLDPQTHTHAVIMNATKREDGQWRSLTNEEIYNAQRVIGAIYTSELADRLQALGYDIRRTDEKGNFEIAGITREQIEHFSQRRAEIEAALKAKGVDIDDASAQQKEDATLKTRARKVDVDHEALIGSWKERAKEIGIDFDAIQAKADAQRAQGGVIRADKLTGREAMSFAAAHLIEREAVVSKNDLMAAAIEHGAGRVSASEVKRAFDKLEKDGDLVALPDGNYTTKKMLGSEMWALDQVRAQKGQTPKMMEPEAVAARIAQAEGRQGFKYSDGQKEAISKVLTTEDRYVAVQGLAGTGKTTMLKGVREMAQEQGYTVRGMAPTGAASKVLARETGIATDTVSMFQIKERQLQKDIEFAKQYAPDFERKAELWIVDESSFLSQRQKAQLDHMAEKAGAKVVYLGDTLQLQGVEAGKPFELAQRDGMETAYMTEINRQKTADLKQAVDIITGRDNLGEGQRLTQVELANNARAFEYMDKAGMIREIPEKSEEDKGRLISAVVQDILKLDKAERERTIVITAYNEDRRAINAGVREGLKEQGELSRSEDTREIYTSKGWTRAMQKEAQYYKAGDVVRFGRDYQQIDAKKGEYMRVSAVDAPNGTVVLQKEDGSVIAWQPKKHNKIEVYDRDTRELAKGDLIRITRNEGEFKNGEVARVTAVAGDKVTLELKQGKDVSLHQVDLSRNKHWDHAYAQTVHASQGATQHRAIFHIRAPQTESEKKQERALENMAKVFGDRSFYVGATRASHELRIYTNDKTVAAKAVAAKQDKTSAVETIRQHERATAITADKVGERPVSPQRNGDVQR, from the coding sequence ATGATTAGTATGAACAACGTGGGCAGCGCCGGGCAGGCACTGCACTACTTTTCCGCTGACAACTACTACACCCAGGACGAGGGCTTGGAGCATTCCGAATGGTTCGGCAAGGGGGCCGAGCACCTTGGGCTTTCCGGCAAGATCGACCGTCAAGCCTTCTTCGAGGTGTTGAACGGAAAGGTGGAAGGTCAGGAGCTGGGCAAGTGGGTCAAGAACGAGGAAACCGGCGAGAAGGAACGCGAGCACCGGCCGGGCACCGACATGACGTTTTCTGCGCCCAAGAGTGTTTCGCTCATGGCCGAGGTGTACGGCAAGCGGGAGGTTCGGGAAGCGCATGAGGCGGCAGTCAAAAAGGCACTCAGCCACATAGAAACCGAGCTGGCCAGGACGCGGCAAACCATGGACGGGAAGACCGAGGCGGTGCAGACCGGCAACGTGACCGTGGCCATGTTCCGGCACAACACAAGCCGCGACCTCGACCCGCAGACGCATACGCACGCCGTCATCATGAACGCCACCAAGCGGGAGGATGGGCAGTGGCGCTCCCTGACCAACGAGGAAATCTACAACGCGCAGCGCGTCATCGGAGCCATCTACACGTCCGAGCTGGCCGACCGGCTCCAGGCGCTGGGCTACGACATTCGCCGCACCGACGAGAAGGGCAACTTCGAGATTGCCGGCATCACCCGCGAGCAGATCGAGCACTTCAGCCAGCGCCGGGCCGAAATCGAGGCGGCGCTGAAAGCCAAGGGCGTGGACATCGACGACGCCAGCGCGCAGCAGAAGGAGGACGCCACGCTGAAGACCAGGGCGCGCAAGGTGGACGTGGATCACGAAGCCCTGATCGGGAGCTGGAAGGAGCGGGCCAAAGAAATCGGGATCGACTTCGACGCCATCCAGGCGAAGGCCGACGCGCAGCGCGCGCAGGGAGGCGTGATCCGGGCCGACAAGCTCACCGGCCGGGAGGCGATGTCCTTTGCGGCTGCGCACCTGATCGAGCGCGAGGCCGTGGTATCAAAGAACGACCTCATGGCGGCGGCCATCGAGCACGGGGCAGGGCGCGTTTCAGCATCGGAAGTGAAGCGCGCCTTCGACAAGCTGGAGAAGGACGGCGATCTGGTGGCCTTGCCTGACGGCAACTACACGACCAAGAAGATGCTGGGCAGCGAAATGTGGGCGCTCGACCAAGTGCGCGCACAGAAGGGCCAGACGCCGAAGATGATGGAGCCGGAGGCCGTGGCCGCGCGGATAGCGCAGGCCGAGGGCCGGCAGGGCTTCAAATACAGCGATGGACAGAAGGAGGCTATCAGCAAGGTACTGACCACTGAAGACCGCTACGTGGCCGTGCAGGGCCTTGCTGGGACGGGTAAGACCACCATGCTCAAAGGCGTGCGCGAAATGGCGCAGGAGCAGGGCTACACGGTGCGCGGCATGGCCCCGACCGGCGCGGCCAGCAAGGTGCTGGCCAGGGAGACGGGCATTGCTACCGATACCGTCTCGATGTTCCAGATCAAGGAGCGGCAGCTACAGAAGGACATCGAGTTTGCCAAGCAGTACGCGCCCGATTTCGAGCGCAAGGCCGAACTCTGGATCGTGGATGAATCGTCCTTCCTGTCGCAGCGCCAGAAGGCCCAGCTCGACCACATGGCCGAGAAGGCCGGGGCCAAGGTGGTGTACCTGGGCGATACGCTCCAGTTGCAGGGCGTGGAGGCCGGCAAGCCCTTCGAGCTGGCCCAGCGCGACGGCATGGAAACCGCCTACATGACGGAAATCAACCGGCAGAAGACGGCCGACCTGAAGCAAGCCGTGGACATCATCACCGGCCGCGACAACCTGGGGGAAGGGCAGCGGCTGACCCAAGTGGAGCTGGCCAACAACGCGCGCGCTTTCGAGTACATGGACAAGGCAGGGATGATCCGGGAAATCCCGGAGAAGTCCGAGGAAGACAAGGGCCGCTTGATTTCGGCCGTGGTGCAGGACATCTTGAAACTCGACAAGGCCGAGCGAGAGCGCACCATCGTCATTACCGCCTATAACGAAGACAGGCGGGCCATCAATGCCGGCGTGCGCGAGGGCCTGAAGGAGCAGGGCGAGCTTTCGCGCTCCGAGGACACGCGGGAAATCTACACCTCGAAGGGCTGGACGCGCGCCATGCAGAAGGAGGCCCAATACTACAAGGCCGGCGATGTGGTGCGCTTCGGGCGCGACTATCAGCAGATCGACGCCAAGAAGGGCGAGTACATGCGCGTGTCAGCCGTGGATGCGCCCAATGGCACTGTGGTGCTCCAGAAGGAAGATGGCTCCGTCATCGCGTGGCAGCCCAAGAAGCACAACAAGATCGAGGTGTACGACCGCGATACCCGCGAGTTGGCCAAGGGCGATCTGATCCGCATCACCCGCAATGAAGGCGAGTTCAAGAACGGCGAGGTGGCGCGCGTCACGGCCGTGGCCGGCGACAAGGTGACGCTGGAGCTGAAGCAGGGCAAGGACGTGTCGCTGCACCAAGTCGATCTGTCGCGCAACAAGCATTGGGATCACGCCTACGCGCAGACGGTTCACGCCTCCCAGGGGGCTACCCAGCACCGGGCCATCTTCCACATCCGCGCGCCTCAGACCGAGAGCGAGAAGAAGCAGGAGCGGGCGCTGGAGAACATGGCCAAGGTTTTCGGGGATCGCAGCTTCTACGTGGGGGCTACGCGGGCCTCGCATGAGCTGCGCATCTACACCAACGACAAGACGGTGGCGGCAAAGGCCGTGGCGGCCAAGCAGGACAAGACCAGTGCGGTGGAAACCATCCGGCAGCACGAACGGGCCACGGCCATCACGGCCGACAAGGTGGGAGAACGCCCGGTGTCGCCGCAGCGGAACGGTGACGTACAAAGGTAA
- a CDS encoding PAS domain-containing protein, which translates to MSIISTINWKRLASVFVPGVLIAAISIYVLGFRAPPSPDLRVLPGKALAAYDDFYPIRADDAGALYLDRELFVKAVNYLSEHPSPRAVADLIYLGNSNNVTLLLDGPTKAKYLMLTQKPDYAALAEVDREKDRIFQSYADIVNGIGQTFAGTPVEIVLHDTRNPLRSIVAVQNSISGRRLGDTNTNFGLQLIKNYSYGEGQGQGRGASFVSYDLTLKDGRAVKSTTIPIFHDVYGLIGFICINIDISKMDKKHPEYVEHFVDAFKATIANDAINEMIQNSKRKN; encoded by the coding sequence GTGTCTATTATTTCAACGATCAACTGGAAACGTCTGGCCTCAGTTTTTGTGCCGGGCGTTTTGATCGCCGCAATCAGCATCTATGTGCTGGGGTTTCGCGCCCCGCCTTCCCCTGATCTTCGCGTTCTGCCCGGCAAGGCACTGGCGGCCTACGACGACTTCTACCCGATCCGCGCCGATGATGCCGGGGCGCTGTACCTGGATCGAGAGCTGTTCGTGAAGGCGGTCAACTACCTGTCCGAACACCCATCGCCGCGCGCAGTGGCCGACCTGATCTACCTGGGCAACTCCAACAACGTCACCCTGTTGCTGGACGGGCCGACCAAGGCCAAGTACCTCATGCTGACGCAGAAGCCAGACTACGCGGCGCTGGCGGAGGTGGATCGGGAAAAGGATCGCATCTTCCAGTCCTACGCGGACATCGTGAACGGCATTGGCCAGACGTTTGCGGGCACGCCGGTAGAGATTGTCCTGCACGATACCCGGAACCCGCTGCGCTCGATTGTGGCGGTGCAGAACTCCATTTCCGGGCGCAGGCTGGGCGACACCAATACCAACTTCGGCCTCCAGCTCATCAAGAACTACAGCTACGGCGAAGGTCAGGGGCAAGGGCGAGGTGCTTCGTTTGTCAGCTACGACCTCACTCTAAAAGACGGCCGCGCGGTGAAGTCCACCACGATCCCGATATTTCATGACGTGTACGGTCTGATCGGGTTTATCTGCATCAACATCGACATATCCAAAATGGACAAGAAACACCCGGAATATGTCGAGCATTTTGTTGATGCCTTCAAGGCGACTATCGCCAATGACGCTATCAACGAAATGATCCAGAACAGCAAGCGCAAGAACTGA
- a CDS encoding YunC family protein, with amino-acid sequence MDAGAIQEHLELLQFDLARPLLVMKAPKGILGCGYINVETCNKTGEVCAIVTGVNSFDDMRKAKVVATSNKAVELGIQVGETGQDALNKMR; translated from the coding sequence ATGGACGCTGGAGCCATTCAAGAGCACCTGGAGCTGCTGCAATTCGATTTGGCGCGCCCGCTGCTGGTCATGAAGGCCCCCAAGGGAATTCTCGGCTGCGGTTATATCAACGTGGAAACCTGCAACAAGACGGGCGAGGTTTGCGCCATTGTCACCGGGGTAAATAGCTTTGACGACATGCGCAAAGCCAAGGTGGTGGCCACATCGAACAAGGCGGTGGAGCTAGGTATCCAAGTCGGTGAAACTGGCCAAGACGCCCTGAACAAGATGCGGTGA
- a CDS encoding sensor histidine kinase: protein MQAEVIFYTSCAFLLTVFVVSMVLAARGNQAAQYFLWVWAALMILALPLMNRANMISHIAAGLMLVFFLYVLYITVRYGMERVDVSHEETRRVLAESNRRIDEERRTLARRLHDEVNPQLLLTRNVLAQLGPLVADNGRAAELLANASGMLNDAYAEMRDIIKNTRIEVIDSIGFTAALESLVAHYANISEKPAIALEHNLPKRPALSETAAVSAYKIIREAIFNAIKHSNAAQVRVSIQHNKALDTYKVEITDDGVGMKATARNGEHAGIGLIDMRERVRVLGGTLKVQAADPANQKRPGTKLSFSFSGQSS, encoded by the coding sequence GTGCAAGCGGAAGTGATCTTCTATACGAGCTGCGCCTTTCTGCTGACTGTGTTTGTGGTCAGCATGGTGTTGGCTGCGCGCGGCAACCAGGCGGCCCAATATTTCCTGTGGGTATGGGCGGCGCTGATGATTCTGGCGCTGCCACTCATGAACCGGGCCAACATGATTTCGCACATAGCGGCTGGCCTGATGCTCGTATTCTTCCTCTACGTGCTCTACATAACCGTTCGCTACGGGATGGAGCGCGTGGACGTGTCCCACGAAGAAACCCGCCGCGTCCTGGCCGAATCGAACCGGCGCATTGACGAGGAACGGCGCACGCTCGCGCGCCGGCTGCACGACGAGGTAAATCCCCAGCTCCTGCTAACGCGCAACGTGCTCGCGCAACTTGGGCCGCTGGTGGCCGACAATGGACGGGCCGCCGAGCTGCTGGCCAACGCCTCGGGGATGCTCAACGATGCCTACGCCGAAATGCGAGACATCATCAAGAACACGCGGATCGAGGTTATCGACTCCATCGGCTTTACTGCCGCCCTGGAGTCGCTGGTGGCCCACTACGCGAACATTTCCGAGAAGCCGGCCATCGCCCTGGAGCACAACCTACCGAAGCGGCCGGCGCTGTCGGAAACGGCGGCAGTCAGTGCCTACAAGATCATCCGCGAGGCGATTTTCAACGCCATCAAGCACTCCAACGCGGCCCAAGTGCGCGTCAGCATCCAGCACAACAAGGCGCTGGATACCTACAAGGTGGAAATCACCGACGACGGGGTAGGGATGAAAGCCACAGCTCGCAATGGGGAGCACGCCGGCATCGGGTTGATCGACATGCGCGAGCGCGTGCGTGTGCTGGGCGGTACGCTGAAAGTGCAGGCGGCCGATCCTGCCAATCAGAAGCGGCCAGGGACGAAGCTCAGTTTTTCGTTTTCAGGGCAGTCGTCGTAA